DNA sequence from the Liolophura sinensis isolate JHLJ2023 chromosome 1, CUHK_Ljap_v2, whole genome shotgun sequence genome:
CAGGAATCGTCTAGACAATATTCACCGGAAGGTATTGCATACTATAAAGGTTGTCTGTGATCGTAGTCAGAGCTGTCCTTCTCTAGACTTTCTTGTGTTGTATAAATTgaccacatttttatttttcttgttaaaaTGTCCACAAACACTTGCTTTAAAGCATGTATATGTGGTTAATAAGTTCTTTCCAATATGAAAGTTTCACTGATTCATTTAAAGGTGAACTTTTGTTGTTGAGTGAAATTTGATGGATGGCATTTGATGCTGAGCATGGCCTAGATTGTTGCTCTTTAGCTTGCACTTCTGTGTTGTCCAGCTCACTTCCATAATCATTGTCTGTCGCATGTTGTACCTAAAGGATCTGTTTCTGTTACTATTGATGCTGATGTCGTACAGTGTATGTTGAATCTGTAAGCTCCACAGTTGCATGTAAACCTCTGAGAAGTAGAAGAGCTTCTCTTTGCGGATTCCGCTCAAATAAGACAAGCTTTTATACCCCTGGCTTTCATCTGCACAATATACGTGTTTTAAGATATCAGCTATGAAACTTACAGCAGAACGTGACATCACATTTACAAGAATAAAAATTTAGGCTAAGGCAAAAGGTGTGGCATGTTTAAATGATTGTGCACTGCTATCTGATCTCACCTGTAGGTGGATAGGTGTGTTTACTTCTCAGTTGCtttcttttatcaaattttcaccATATTGGGACCTCGTGAATCAGTTCTGGTGATGGCCATGGCTTAGTGCTGCAGCAGGTATGAAACTGGAAGAGTACTCTTACAGCTTGGATTATCACCACAATTCGCACCAAGTTTCTGGCAGTGACACATTCTAGAATTTGATATACCAATACCTCTGTGTCAAAAATGTGCTCTCTCTTCTTTGTGTGCAATGGCTGGCAGATGCGCTTTTTAATCGTGTGGCAGCAATTAAGCCCCCAGAATAGGCGTGGGTGAGTGACTTCTTTCTTTGCACAGGCCTTATGTGAGCGTGTGACGCTGCAAATAAGCCCAGCATGTGTTTGCCAAGTGCGGCTTTTCCCTGGTTTTGCTGTTTTCCCAAAACTGTTCTTTCCCACCCCTAAAACTTGATTTCTGTGGTCTTTACATCTCTTCTCACAGAACTTGAAGAAAGGATTCCAGCTCAGCAGCAAGAGATCCAGCATGAAGTGAAATCAGCAAAACATGTTGCATTTGAGCTGTCTTCAACTTATGAGACTAAATATGAATCAGATGATCATTacgaaataacacaatcatctgTGGAGCAATTTGAGACCAGTGAAACAAGGATGTCACAGGAGGCAAGCATAGGAGTAACAGAGACATTGACACCAGAAAGTCCTATATCTCCTGAAACTGAAATGAAGGGAACAGAACAGTTTGCTGAAATACAGGAATCTCCATCAGGTGATTTTGTGTCTGTTCCAGAGACCAAAGACAATGTGATATTTGAAAAAACTGAATTTCCTGAAATTTTAGAACAGGCAACTCCTGCTGTTGGCACAGACCTTGAGCATTTTTTGCAAAAAGTAGAAGAAACAAACTTTGAAGTTACAGACCTTGAATCTAAACAACCAGAAGCATCTGGCATGGACTTGCAAGACTCGGAGACAAGCTATGTTTCTAACCAACCAGACAAAGCTGAACCTATCCAAGATGAAAATTCTATACAAAAGCAACAAGAGACAGAAGAATTTGAGGAACTTGAAGATGACCAGTTTGTTCTGGCTCCAGAATCAGAAGAACCacctgaaaaagaaatcattcCAGAATCACTTTATTCCAGTCTTCACTTGGACCAAGACTTAACTGAACGGGTAATTAAGGATGAACCAGACCAAAGAGATATTTTGAAAGAAGGCACTCATGTGGACCAAGAAGTAGAGGGAGCTGAACGTGGAACAAAACCTATGACAGATGAGTCTCCAGTCATGGAATCTATACCAGCTGAGGAATTACAATCTGGTTTGGAAGATTTTTCAGGCCGAGAGGACGATCATTCAGAAGCAACCATTTCTATTCACTCTTCTGTGGAGTCAAAGTCACAAACTAGTCTTCTGGATTTGGATGTAGAGCATTCTATGCTAGAAGACACTGAAGATAAGAAATATGGTATAGAAACCTCGGAAGTGCGTCAAGAAGTTTTAGGAGAATTAGAGGAGTCAAGTGACCAGTTTGTTCCCAAACAGGATGAAAAACGTATTGAGAAATTTGCAGAAGAAGAACAAGCCATAGAGAATGGTTTTGTGGATGAAGACCTATGGAAGATCAAGCAAGATGAAAAGGACAGCTCAAAACATCAGAGGGAAATCTTGTTTTTGGAGGGACAAGAACAAACCTCTGTTCAAGAGttactggaaaaaaaatcaatcattgATGAAGAAGAATCAATGAAGTCAGAGGAATACACTTCTGAGGCATCAGCTGCAGAAAAAGTTGAAGAGGAACCATTCACACCAGAGGTGGAACAAATTTTAGACAGACATTTAATTCAGGAAGAAACTATCGTGGATGAAATTATTGTTAAAAAGACACCTGTCATAGATGGTCTTGAGGAAAAACCAGTCCTGGAAGAACTTGAGACAAAGAGAGTCTTGGAAGAGGAGATTGATGAAGGACTTGAGGGAAAGCAGGTCTTTGGAGAAGAATATGAACAGAAACTGGTCACTAAAGAACGTGAAGAAACTGACATTGAAGGGAAAGTTGTTGAAGAAACTTCAGCCATGATGGAATTTGAGGAAAAGCTAGTAATGGATGAAGAAATTGAACAGAAACCAGTTAGTGAAGAGCTTGAGAAAACTGTCTCAAGTGAAGAGATTATTGAAAAAAGAGTAATTATGGAAGAATTTGAGGAAATGCCAGTCGTGGATGAACAGTTTGAACATAAGCCAGTAACAGAAAAACGTGAGGAAACTGTGATGGAAGAGGAAGCTGTTGAAGAAATTAAAACCTTGGAAGAGCCTGAGCAAAAACAAGTCATGGATGTGGAAACTGGACAGGAAAAAACTACCCTGGGACAGCAAGTCGTAGAACCTGTTATGGAAGAGCTTGAGGAAATCTTCCCTGAAGAGGATATCATTGAAAAAACTTCAGTCCAGGAAGAATTTGAGACAAAGCCAGTCATGGATGAAGAAATTGAAGAGAAGTCAGTCATACAAAATCTTGAGGAGGAAATTGTGCCTAAAGAGGAAGCTGTTGAAGAACATGAGGAAAAATTAatcatgaatgtggaatttgagcAAACTGAGCGAGAAGAGAAGGCTGTTGAAGAAACACTTATCATGCAGGAACTTCAGGAAGAGCCAGTAATGGAAGAATTTGAACAGAAACCTGTGACTGAAGACCTTGAAGAAACTGTCATAGAAGAGGATGTCATAAGGGCAGAATTTGATGAAAAACCTTTCATGGATGAAGAGTTTGAACAGAAACCagtgacagaaaaacttgaagAAACTGTCCTGGAAGAAGATGTTGCTGAAGAAACACAGATCATGGAAGAACATGAGGAAAAACAAGTTGTGTTTGTGGAATTTGAGCAAACAGATCAGGTAGAGAAGGCTCATGAAGAAACAACCGTCATGATAGAATTTGAAGAAAGAACAGCCCTGGAAGAAGAACTTGAACAGAGACCAGTCATGGAAGGAATTGTGGAAAGTGTTCAAGAAGACCAGGTTGTTGAAGAGATACCAGTCATGGATGAAGAACTTGAACAGAAACCAGTCACAGAAGAGCCTGAGAAAACTGTCTTGGAAGAGGAGGTTgaagaaacaccaatcatggcAGAATTTGAAGAAAAGACAGTCATGGATGAAGAGATTGAACAGAAACCGGTCACAGAAGGACTAGAAGAAACTGTCCTGGGAGAGCCGTTTGAAAAAACACCAATTACCGAAGAACTGGAAGAAAAGCCAGTCGTTGATGAAGAGATTGAACAGAAACCAGTCACAGAAGGACTAGAAGAAACTGTCCTGGAAGAGAAGGTTGAAGGAAGACCAATTGTGGatgaatttaaagaaaaatccaTTATGGATGAAGAGTTAGAACAAAAACCAGTCACAGAACGATTACAAGAAACTGTCCTGGAAAAGACGGTTGAAGAGATACCAATCATGGAAGGACTGGAAGAAAAGTCAGTCATGGGTGAAGAGATTGAAGAGAAACCAGTCCGGGAAGGACAAGAAGAAACTGTCCTGgaagaaaaagttgaagaaacaCCAATTATGGCAGAATTTGAAGAAAAGCCAGTCATGGATGAAGAGTTAGAACAAAAACCAGTCACAGAAGGATTAGAAGAAAGTGTCCTGGAAGAGCCGGTTgaagaaacaccaatcatggaAGAATTCGCAGAAAAGCCAGTCATGGGTGAAGAGTTTGAACAGAAACCAGTCAGGGAAGGACAAGAAGAAACtgtcctggaaaaaaaaagtgaagaagCACCAATGGTGGCAGAATTTGAAGAAAAGCCAGTTGTAGATGAAGAGATTGAACAGAAACCAGTCACAGATGGATTAGAAGAAGCTGTCATGGAAGAGGAGGTTGAAGAAATGCCAATCATGGAAGAACTGGAAGAAAAGCCAGTCATGGATGAAGAGTTAGAACAAAAACCAGTCACAGAAGGATTAGAAGAAGCTGTCATGGaagagaaggttgaagaaatgCCAATCGTGGAAGAACTGGAAGAAAAGCCAGTCATGGATGAAGAGTTAGAACAAAAACCAGTCACAGAAGGATTAGAAGAAGCTGTCATGGaagagaaggttgaagaaatgCCAATCGTGGAAGAACTGGAAGAAAAGCCAGTCATGGATGAAGAGTTAGAACAAAAACCAGTCACAGAAGGATTAGAAGAAGCTGTCATGGaagagaaggttgaagaaacaccaatcatggaAGAACTGGAAGAAAAGCCAGTCATGGATGAAGAGTTAGAACAAAAACCAGTCACAGAAGGATTAGAAGAAGCTGTCATGGaagagaaggttgaagaaatgCCAACCGTGGAAGAACTGGAAGAAAAGCCAGTCATGGATGAAGAGTTAGAACAAAAACCAGTCACAGAAGGATTAGAAGAAGCTGTGATGGaagagaaggttgaagaaacaccaatcatggaAGAACTGGGAGAAAAGCCAGTCATGGATGAAGAGTTAGAACAAAAACCAGTCACAGAAGGACTAGAAGAAACTGTCCTGGaagagaaggttgaagaaacaccaatcatggaAGAACTGGAAGAAAAGCCAGTTATGGATGAAGAGATTGAACAGAAACCAGTCACAGAAGGATTAGAAGAAACTGTCCTGGaagagaaggttgaagaaacaccaatcatggaAGAACTGGAAGAAAAACCAGTCATGGATGAAGAGTTAGAACAAAAACCAGTCACAGAAGGACTAGAAGAAACTGTCGTGGAAGAGAAGGTTGAAAAAACACCAATGGGGAGAGAATTAGAAGAAAAGCCAGTCATGGATGAAGAGTTAGAACAAAAACCAGTTACAGAAGGATTAGAAGAAGCTGTCATGGaagagaaggttgaagaaacaccaaccataaaagaattggaTGAGAAGCCAGTCATGGATAAGGAGATAGAACAGAAACCAGTCACGATAGGACTAGAAGAAACTGTCCTGGATGAGAAGGTTAAAGAAACACCAATTATGGAAGAATATGAAGAAAAATCCATCATGGATGAAGAGTTAGAACAAAAACCAGTTACAGAAGGATTAGAAGAAGCTGTCGTGGaagagaaggttgaagaaacaccaatcatggaAGAACTGGAAGAAAAGTCTGTGATGGATGAAGAGTTTGAACAATCACCACTCACAGAAGGCTTAGAAGAAGCTGTCATGGaagagaaggttgaagaaacaccaatcatggaAGAACTGGAAGAAAAGCCAGTCATGGATGAAGAGATTGAACAGAAACCTGTCACAGAAGGATTAGAAGAAGCTGACCTGGAAGAGAAGGTTGAAGGAACACCAATCATGGAAGAACTGGGAGAAAAGCCAGTCATGGATGAAGAGTTAGAACAAAAACCAGTCACAGAAGGACTAGAAGAAGCTGTCATGGaagagaaggttgaagaaacaCCAATAATGGAAGAACTGGAAGAAAAGCCTGTGATGGATGAAGAGTTTGAACAATCACCACTCACAGAAGGATTAGAAGAAGCTGTCATGGaagagaaggttgaagaaacaccaatcatggaAGAATTGGAAGAAAAGCCAGTCATGGATGAAGAGTTAGAACAAAAACCAGTCACAGAAGGATTAGAAGAAGCTGACTTGGaagagaaggttgaagaaacaccaatcatggaAGAACTGGAAGAAAAGCCAGTCATGGATGAAGAGTTAGAACAAAAACCAGTCACAGAAGGACTAGAAGAAACTGTCATGGAAGAGAAGGTTAAGGAAACGCCAATCGTGGAAGAACATAAACCAGTAATGGAAGAATTAAAGGAAACTGCTCAGGAAGAGAAGGCTGAAGAAACACAAACCATGAAAGAGTTTGAGGAAAAAACAGCCACAGAAAAGAGTGAGGAAACTGTTTCCATAGAGGAGGAAGTTGAAGAAACACCAGTCATGGAAGAAATTGTGGAGAAAACAGCCACAGAAAAGATTGAGGAAACTGTCCCAAAAGAGGATGAATTGGAAGAAACACTAGTCATGGAAGAATTTGAGGAAAAAGCAGTCACAGGAAAGCTTGAGGAAACCATCCCAATAGATGTGGATGTTGTAGAAACACCAGTCATGGAAGAATTTGAGGAAAAAACTCTCacagaaaaggttgaggaaaccgTCCAAGTAGAAGAGGATGTCATGGAAGAATTTGAGGAAAAAGCAGTCactgaaaagattgaggaaacAGTCCCAGTAGAGGAGGAAGTTGAAGAAAAACTGGTCATGGAAGAATGTGAGGGAAAAAAGCGGTCACAGAAAAGATTGAGGAAACTGTCCCAAAAGAGGAGGGTATTGAAGAAACACCAGTCATGGAAGAATTTGAGGAAAAAGCAGTCACAGAAAAGCTTGAGGAAACTGTCTCAAAAGAGGAGGGTGTTGAAGAAACACCAGTCATGGAAGAATTTGAGGAAAAAGCAGTCACAAGAAAAGCTTGCGGAAACCTGTCCCAATTGATGAGGAAGTTGaagaaaacaccagtcatggaCGAATTTGAGGAAAGAACAGTGACAGAAAAGATTGAGGAAACTGCCCCAATAGAGGAGAAATTTGAAGAAACACCAGTCATGGAAGGAATTTGAGGAAAAAGCGGGTCACAGAAAAGTTTGAGGAAACTGTCCCAATAGAGGAAGAAGTTGAAGAAAACATCAGTCCATGGAAGAATTCGAGGAAAGAACAGTCACAGAAAAGCTTGAGAAAACTGTCCCAAAAGAGGAGGGTATTGTAGAAACACCAGTCATGGAAGAATTTGTGGAAAAAGCAGTCACAGAAAAGCTTGAGGAAAGTGTCCCAATTGATGAGGAAGTTGAAGAAACACCAGTCATGGAAGAATTTGAggagaaaactgttacagaaaaggttgaagaaactgttccaatacAGGAGGAAGTTGAAGAAACACCAGTCATGGAAGAATTTGAGGAAAGAGCAGTCACAGAAAAGCTTGAGGAAACTGTCCCAGTTGATGAGGAAGTTGAAGAAACACCAGTCATGGATGAATTTGAGGAGAAAACTGTTCCAGAAAAGCTTGAGGAAACTGTCCCCAATACAGGAGGAAGTTGAAGAAACACCAGTCATGGAAGAATTTGAGGAAAAAGCAGTCACAGAAAAGCTTGAGGAAAACTGTCCCAATTGATGAGGAAGTTGAAGAAACACCAGTCCATGGAAGAATTTGAGGAAAAAAACAGtcgcagaaaagattgaagattcTGTCCCAAAAGAGGAGGATGTTGTAGAAACACCAGTCGTGGAAGAAGTTGAGGAAAAAGCAGTCacagaaaaggttgaggaaactGTCCCAATTGATGAGGAAGTTGAAGAAACACCAGTCATGGAAGAATTTGAGGAAAAAGCAGTCactgaaaagattgaggaaacAGTCCGAGTAGAGGAGGAAGTTGAAGAAAAACTGGTCGTGGAAGAATTTGAGGAAAAAGCGGTCACAGAAAAAAGTGAGGAAATTGTCCCAAAAGAGGAGGGTATTGAAGAAACACCAGTCATGGAAGAATTTGAGGAAAAAGCAGTCACAGAAAAGCTTGAGGAAACTGTCTCAAAAGAGGAGAGTATTGAAGAAACACCAGTCATGGAAGAATTTGAGGAAAAGCAGTCACAGAAAAGCTTGAGGAAACTGTCCCAATTGATGAGGAAGTTGaagaaaacaccagtcatggaAGAATTTGAGGAAAAAATAGTcacagaaaagattgaagaaacTGTCCCAAAAGAGGAGGATGTTGTAGAAACACCAGTCATGGAAGAATTTGAGGAAAAAGCAGTCACAGAAAAGCTTGAGGAAACTGTCCCAATTGATGAGGAAGCTGAAGAAACACCAGTCATGGAAGAATTTGAGGAAAAAATAGTCcacagaaaagattgaagaaacCGTCCCAAAAGAGGAGGGTATTGTAGAAACACCAGTCACGGAAGAATTTGAGGAAAAAGCAGTCACAGAAAAGCTTGAGGAAAGTGTCCCAATTGATGAGGAAGTTGAAGAAACACCAGTCATGAAGAATTTGAGGAAAAAAACAGTCGCAGAAAGATTGAAGATTCTGTCCCAAAAGAGGAGGATGTTGtagaaacaccaatcatggaAGAATTTGAGGAAAAAGCAGTCACAGAAAAGCTTGAGGAAACTGTCCCAGTTGATGAGGAAGTTGACGAAACACCAGTCATCGAAGAATTAGAGGGAAAAAGTCactgaaaagattgaggaaaaCCGTCCCAATAGAGGAGGAATCTGAAGAAAAAACTAGTCATGGAAGAATTTGAGGAAAAAGCAGTCACAGAAAAGATTGAGAAAACTGTCCCAACAGAGGAGGGTATTGTAGAAACACCAGTCATGGAAGAATTTGTGGAAAAAACAGTCACAGAAAAGCTTGAGGAAACTGTCCCAAAAGAGGAGGATGTTTTGGAAACACCAATCATGGAAGAATTTGAGGAAAAAGCAGTCACAGAAAAGCTTGAGGAAACTGTCCCAATTGATGAGGAAGTTGAAGAAACACCAGTCATGGAAGAATTTGAGGAAAAAGCAGtcgcagaaaagattgaagattcTGTCCCAAAAGAGGAGGATGCTGtagaaacaccaatcatggaAGAATTTGAGGAAAAAAGCAGTCacagaaaaggttgaggaaactGTCCCAGTTGATGAGGAAGTTGAAGAAACACCAGTCATCGAAGAATTAGAGGAAAAAGTCactgaaaagattgaggaaacCGTCCCAATAGAGGAGGAATCTGAAGAAAAACTAGTCATGGAAGAATTTGAGGAAGAAGCAGTCACAGAAAAGATTGAGAAAACTGTCCCAACAGAGGAGGGTATTGTAGAAACACCAGTCATGGAAGAATTTGTGGAAAAAACAGTCACAGAAAAGCTTGAGGAAACTGTCCCAAAAGAGGAGGATGTTTTGGAAACACCAATCATGGAAGAATTAGAGGAAAAAGCAGTCACAGAAAAGCTTGAGGAAACTGTCCCAATTGATGAGGAAGTTGAAGAAACACCAGTCATGGAAGAATTTGAGGAAAAAGCAGTCACAGAAAAGATTGAGGAAACCGTCCCAATAGAGGAGGAATCTGAGGAAAAAACTGGTCATGGAAGAATTTGAGGAAAAAATAGTCACAGAAAAGATTGAGAAAACTGTCCCAAAACAGGAGGGTGTTGAAGAAACACCAGTCTTGGAAGAATTTGTGGAAAAAGCAGTCACAGAAAAGCTTGAGGAAACTGTCCTAATAGATGAGGAAATTGAAGAAACACCAGTCATGGAAGAATTTGAGG
Encoded proteins:
- the LOC135468959 gene encoding uncharacterized protein LOC135468959; this translates as MEEFEEKAVTEKIEKTVPTEEGIVETPVMEEFVEKTVTEKLEETVPKEEDVLETPIMEEFEEKAVTEKLEETVPIDEEVEETPVMEEFEEKAVAEKIEDSVPKEEDAVETPIMEEFEEKSSHRKG